The following are encoded in a window of Anopheles gambiae chromosome X, idAnoGambNW_F1_1, whole genome shotgun sequence genomic DNA:
- the LOC1277374 gene encoding pyridoxal-dependent decarboxylase domain-containing protein 1 — translation MKEPEVDGGTGPTDPGQEEPSMATREVQTQQTEIAASIVRSSLAEIETQASGMLNHLEYVRAGQKQAQPQPQPQPSQPPTSQQRRDSSEESSGSASAASGVYGLELARKPHAEVLASLEHLLATLLPEEDGGTDQQEFVLPPLDEASHLAILQHSTAAYLGALERHQLARVVSRLATDAARWLGGLFKFADCHTNYCRDEAECTLQAIRLALIQQQGEARADARPPTAAHTIYLADLAQLYTVQHACRYLGLPLSCIRVVPCQRAEDAPDGCGGRMDLQQLDSMLTMDEAAGRQPLLLFATVGSPLTGVSDDLLALSTICAAQRMWLHCQGLGLAGLALTATWMGKSKRMPNSFTLSLNSWLGLTGVPSVLVHKPSTITAKPSTVFDSDPILSNRVSCLSVWAVLQALGADTVIERIFSAFDSCQALGKILLQFEGINVLSKVAAHDSSDQYRYYLEGAANYNMLFDHSIPVLLFQFDGHTDTRNRTESESDQAPAKVTTTTSTTAAPATSPPEATDEPKPAYQTVEKNPSNAQYYDRLNSWLGQILLRDCGQLSLEMIEHEQHGICIRYCPFVPGYGEQVPRLTPDQLLTFAGCIETQIEILHSTIRHRARFQQLVAASGVLRLIELHDWAGLGGVYYVPEGWETLLTDQAKGELNKLNTALVEALQATDSAFSHAESSDGLICVRFGMVTSETDVEELLELVVQTARVVQENSKILDTMSEILKKGIEAATIDLQREAEEKLWQEGILRQVPLVGRVVNWWSPPAKETGMKGRSLNLTQGVVESTENIYKYHMQMTPKTSHQLPGNKAPPAPLVQKAINADPDDRSVQHSRNASSSSELSGVGAGRTSLPALAKSPHSPTATQPQEQPTPPPPSSAASLSVPPATKPVSPTGTSRAAVEPQPTTPTPDGGATAEP, via the exons ATGAAGGAACCGGAGGTGGACGGGGGTACGGGCCCGACCGACCCGGGCCAGGAGGAACCGTCGATGGCGACGCGAGAGGTGCAAACGCAGCAGACGGAGATAGCGGCTTCGATC GTTCGGTCCAGCTTGGCCGAGATTGAGACGCAGGCCTCCGGCATGCTGAACCATCTGGAGTACGTTCGGGCAGGGCAGAAGCAAGCGCAACCGCAACCGCAACCACAACCGTCACAGCCACCCACGTCACAGCAGCGGCGCGACTCGTCGGAAGAGTCCTCCGGGTCGGCGTCTGCCGCGTCCGGGGTGTACGGGCTGGAGCTGGCCCGAAAGCCGCACGCCGAGGTGCTGGCCTCGCTGGAGCATCTGCTCGCCACCCTGCTGCCGGAGGAGGACGGCGGCACCGACCAGCAGGAGTTTGTGCTGCCGCCGCTCGACGAAGCGTCCCACCTGGCGATACTGCAGCATTCGACCGCCGCCTACCTCGGGGCGCTCGAGCGGCACCAGCTGGCCCGGGTCGTGTCGCGGCTCGCCACCGACGCGGCCCGGTGGCTCGGGGGGCTGTTCAAGTTCGCCGACTGCCACACGAACTACTGCCGGGACGAGGCGGAGTGTACGCTGCAGGCGATACGGCTCGCTCTGATCCAACAGCAGGGCGAGGCGAGGGCCGACGCGCGACCTCCCACCGCCGCCCACACGATCTATCTGGCCGACCTGGCCCAGCTGTACACGGTGCAGCATGCCTGCCGGTACCTGGGCCTACCGCTGTCCTGTATTCGGGTCGTGCCGTGCCAGCGGGCCGAGGACGCACCGGACGGGTGCGGCGGCCGGATGGACCTGCAGCAGCTCGACAGCATGCTCACGATGGATGAGGCGGCCGGGCggcagccgctgctgctgttcgcgaCCGTCGGCAGCCCGCTCACCGGCGTATCGGACGATCTGCTCGCGCTCAGCACGATCTGCGCCGCCCAGCGCATGTGGCTGCACTGCCAGGGGCTCGGGCTCGCCGGGCTCGCCCTCACCGCCACGTGGATGGGCAAG TCGAAACGTATGCCCAACTCATTCACGCTCAGCCTTAACAGCTGGCTCGGGCTGACCGGCGTACCGTCCGTGCTGGTACACAAACCGAGCACGATCACCGCCAAACCGAGCACCGTCTTCGACAGCGACCCGATTCTGTCCAATCGGGTGTCCTGCCTGAGCGTTTGGGCGGTGCTGCAAGCGCTCGGCGCTGACACCGTGATCGAGCGCATCTTTTCCGCGTTCGACTCGTGCCAGGCGCTGGGCAAGATATTGCTACAATTCGAGGGAATTAATGTGCTG agcaaagTGGCAGCTCATGACTCCAGCGACCAGTATCGATACTATCTTGAAGGTGCTGCCAATTACAAT ATGCTGTTCGACCATAGTATACCGGTGCTACTGTTCCAGTTCGATGGCCACACGGATACGCGCAACCGAACGGAATCGGAATCTGACCAGGCCCCAGCCAAGGTGACCACTACGACTTCAACCACGGCAGCGCCAGCAACATCGCCGCCAGAAGCGACCGACGAACCGAAACCGGCATACCAAACCGTGGAGAAAAACCCCTCCAACGCGCAGTACTACGATCGGCTCAACAGCTGGCTCGGCCAGATACTGCTGCGCGACTGTGGCCAGCTCAGCCTGGAAATGATCGAGCACGAGCAGCACGGCATCTGCATCCGCTACTGCCCGTTCGTGCCCGGGTACGGCGAGCAGGTGCCCCGGCTAACGCCCGACCAGCTGCTCACGTTTGCCGGCTGCATCGAGACGCAGATCGAGATACTGCACTCCACCATCCGACACCGGGCCCGGTTTCAGCAGCTGGTGGCGGCGAGCGGCGTCCTGCGGCTGATCGAGCTGCACGACTGGGCCGGCCTCGGCGGCGTCTACTACGTGCCAGAGGGCTGGGAGACGCTCCTCACCGACCAGGCGAAGGGTGAGCTGAACAAGCTCAACACGGCGCTGGTCGAGGCGCTGCAGGCAACCGATAGTGCATTTTCCCACGCTGAAAGCAGCGATGGGTTGATCTGTGTACG CTTCGGCATGGTGACCAGCGAGACGGATGTTGAGGAGCTGCTGGAGCTGGTCGTGCAGACGGCGCGCGTCGTGCAGGAGAACTCCAAAATTCTCGACACGATGTCAGAAATCCTGAAGAAGGGCATCGAGGCGGCAACCATCGATCTGCAGCGCGAGGCGGAGGAAAAGCTGTGGCAGGAGGGCATACTGCGACAGGTGCCGCTGGTTGGACGGGTCGTCAATTGGTGGTCCCCGCCGGCCAAGGAGACGGGCATGAAGGGTCGCAGCCTTAATCTAACGCAGGGTGTCGTCGAGAGTAcggaaaatatttacaa ATACCATATGCAGATGACGCCGAAAACGTCGCACCAGCTGCCGGGTAACAAGGCTCCACCGGCACCGCTCGTACAAAAGGCAATCAATGCCGATCCGGACGACCGGTCGGTGCAACATTCGCGCAACGCTAGCTCCAGCAGCGAGCTGTCCGGCGTCGGTGCTGGCCGCACGAGCTTGCCGGCCCTCGCCAAGTCACCCCACTCGCCGACCGCCACGCAACCGCAGGAGCAACCGACGCCTCCTCCTCCCTCTTCGGCTGCTTCTCTTTCCGTCCCGCCAGCGACGAAGCCCGTATCCCCGACTGGTACCAGCAGGGCAGCGGTGGAACCGCAGCCGACGACGCCCACGCCGGATGGTGGTGCAACAGCCGAACCATGA